CATTGATTATCTATTCCCGACTAGCGGAACGGCGATGCTGAAGCTGGAAGGATTGGCTGCGCCGACACCTGGTACGGCAAAAGAAAGCCAGGTGCCGACCAAGCCGGTGGAGCTGGAGGAAATTCCGGAAGATACAGTTGCGCCTGTGGTGGAACATACGCCTGTCACAAGTGGTACTGCGTACTCGCCGATTCGCATCGAAGCAACGATTACAGATGACATGGCAAAACCTTTTGCGACTTTATTTTATAAAAAGCAAGGGGACGAGACATTTACTTCGTTGTCCATGAACCCAACGTCTGAAGGGTCTTCTGTCTATACGGCGGAAATACTTGGGGCGGATGTTGCCGGGGATATCGTTTATTATGTGGAAGCTTCCGATGGTTGGAATGTTTCCAAGACGGAAGAGTTCACGATTGAAGTAGAACAAATTGAAGTGGATTATCAATCTCTGCCGCCATTTTTGGTGACGGAAGTGGTTCCGGATTCGACGAATGTTGGGTCGGCGGACGGCTATGAGTTCATTGAAATCTATAACAATACGAATCAGGATCTGAGTTTTAAAGATTACAAGCTTTATTATCGTTACGGAGCGGAGAGTGCGACAGATGTGGTGTGGCCTTCGATTCCCGATGATGTGGTGATTCCATCAAAGGAAACGCTTGTGTTCTGGATCATCAATGCACAAAATCGTGAGCAGACCGTGGCGGATTTCAACGCCAATTATGGTTCCAATTTGGTGGAGGATCAGAATATCGTTCGTATTTACAGTGACGGCATGGCCAATGGTGCGATGCGTGGACTTGTGGTGGCAACGAACTCGAAAAAGGAGCTTGCGGTCGCTTACTACAATGATGTTCCGAATGTGAAGGACACGGCCGCCAATATGGGTGTCTTCTATCAATACCCGTTAGATGGCTCGACGCAAATGATCAAGACAAGTGCAGCCGTGAAAGCGGCAACGCCTGGTATGGTGGATGCTTCACAGGTGCCTGCGGAAACGGTGCAAATCGAAGCAGATACGGTGGCGCCGACTTATGAAAATTTAACGAAGGTCACCGAGGTTGATCAGACGGAAAATATTGAACTCGTTTTGGATGCGCAGGATGACAAGGAAGTGAAGACGGTCCGTTTATTTTACCGAACGAACGACCAGACCGACTTCAAACAGGCCATCCTGACAAAAGATTATAATGATTTGCTTTACCACTATACTGTTTACTCGCCTGAAATTATCGCGAAAGAGTATGTGGAATATTATTTCGAGATTTCAGATGGCATGAATGAAGTGACAACAGAGGCTTATAAGGTGAATGTCACGACGGAATTGGATTTCTCCAGTCTTCGTTTGAATGTAAAAGAAGCCGAGATACTTGCTGGGGAGAAGATTTTGAAGGGGACTTCCAGCACCGATGCTCCGGAAGATGTGAAGCTTATGATAGACGGTGAGGAAGTGGAAGGAGAAACATTCCAAGCGGTCGAGCATACCTCCTATTTTGCTTTTGAGGTGAGTGGCATCAATACCTTCTTCCAGAACGGGGTAACCATGGGGGATGAGGTCCTGCATATTTTTGATGATTGGATCAATGAATGGCAGACGATCACGGTTCCAATCAATCCAGACAAACTGGAGCTTGGCGACAATACGATTACGATTCGTGCGGGTAACAAGGCATCTCCATTTGACCTGGAGTCCGAGGACAATCGTGACGACTATAACTTAAGAAATGTTCGCCTCGTTTTAGCAGATGGAACCATTCTGCGTGATGCGGTGAAAAATGACCCGGCGCAAGTGTTTGACATGGGCGATGACGGAACAGATCGCATTTTTGAAGATTTCACTTTTACGGTGGCAGGGGAACAGGCTCCGTCCAAATCTTATAAGTGGGACACAGCTTCTGTATCGGATGGGGAGCATGTGATTTCTGCGATTGATGCAGATGAGGAGATCTCAACAAAGGTGATGGTGGATAACACCGCGCCAAGCATCACGACTTCCCTAGAAGAAGGCAAGGAATACAAGGGTGCTTTTACGATTGATGTGACAGCAACCGATGAGATTGCCGGTGTAAAAGAAACAAGGGTGCTCCTTGATGACACGGAAATCGCGACACCTTACGAAACGGCATCTTCTAAGCTTTCGGCCGGCGAACATACGTTGAAAGTCGTGGCGATCGATGAGGTAGGAAACGAAGCGGTAAAAGTGGTGCACTTTACGGTAGTGAATGAAAATCCTTTGAAACCGGAATTGGTATCTCCTTCAGATGATGCAGAAACACCAGTGGACGGCGACCCGACCTTGAAGGTAAAGGTATCCGATCCGACTGACGATAACTTGGATGTTACTTTTTATGGTGGCTATAAGTACGACGTCACTCAAGGTGATCGCATGAAGGGCTTTAAAAACGCCAATGAAGTGGAACCGCCGCAAACGATGGTTCCAGAGGGCGAGGAAGCTTTTACGGAAGAGGATATTTCCCTTGTTTCTAAAGAGGACGGAGAATATCTGATCACGGATTCTTCCACAGAATTCCCGTATCACCGCTTTGATGTGACAGTGGACGATTCTGTTCAGGAAGGGGATACGGTAGAGCTTGTTTGGAAAGGGAACTCCCTTGAAGGTAGGAAGGTGACCATGTATGCCTGGAACCACACGTCCAACAAGTGGGAGATTATTGATTATAAGATTGCTGGAACGGAAGACTTTGGGCTGCAAGGGGAAGTCGCAGTCGCTGATTTTGTAAAAGAGGGCAACATCAACGTACTGGTGCAGGATGAAATTCCAGCCTCACCTGAAGAGTACGATTACACATTTGTCTGGATGACCGATACGCAATATTATTCGGAAAGCTTCCCGTACATCTATGAAAGGCAAACCGAATGGATAGCGGAAATGGAAGAGGAAATGAAAATTGAGTATGTGTTCCACACGGGAGATCTCGTGAATACGGCTGACCAGGAGGTCCAATGGAATTATGCGGATCAATATATGGGTGTATTGGACGAGCGTGAAATTCCATATGGCGTGCTTGCAGGAAACCATGACGTGGATCACAAAACAAATGACTACACCGAGTATTATAAATACTTTGGCGCAGACCGTTTTGAGGACAAACCTTACTACGGCGGGACCTATAAAAATAACCGCGGACATTATGACCTTATTTCCTCGAACGGAAATGACTATATCATGGTGTATCTCGGCTGGGGTGTGGAAGACGAAGGAATCGCCTGGGTGAATGAGGTGCTTGCTGCCCATCCAGACCGCATCGCAATCTTGAGTTTCCACGAATATTTGCAGGCAACGGGAGTGCGTCATCCGCTTGGTGACAAGCTGTATGAAGAAGTCGTACTGCCAAATGAGAATGTTGTTGCTGTGTTGAGCGGCCATTATCATGAGGCGCAAACACTAATTGATGAAGTGGACGATGATGGAGATGGCGTAGCAGACCGTAAAGTCTATCAAATGCTTGCCGACTATCAGGCAGGACCAGAAGGCGGACAAGGCTTCATGCGACTGCTGCATTTTGATACGGACAATAACCGGATTGTCGTGAACACGTATTCACCGTACTTGGATCAGTACAACTATTATGATACCGAAACCTATCCAGGCAAGGACGAGTTTGTGCTGGACCTTGACCTTCAGCCAAAAGAAAAGCGAGTGGCAACTGACTACTTTGCAGTGAACGTTTATACGGAAGTGGAAATTGGCAAGCAAGAGGCTGTTTCTAGCGGAAGTGTGGCGGAGATGGTTTGGGAAGGTCTTGAGGAAAATGAGCGATACTGGTGGTATGTTGTGGTGCAGGATGAGCACACGGGGATGACTACTTCGGATATTTGGACGTTTACCAAAGGTAAGGTGGAAGATGGGCCGGTTGAGCCGGATCCTTCCGAGCCGGGAGAACCTGGGGAACCGGGTAATCCGGGGACGCCAGGTGGTAATCCTGGAGGGCCGAGTAATCCGGGTGCGCCTGGGCCTGTGAATCCAAACCCTGGGCAACCAGGAAAACCTGCAGATCCGGTTAAAGTCAATAATCCTGGAATGCCAGGTAGTGGTGATGGGAAGAAAAATGACCAAGGGAAGAAACAGAGTGGAGAGAAGCTTCCGAACACGGCTACGAATCTATATGACTTTTATGTCATCGGGTTAATATTGCTGGTGATGGGAGTAGGGTGTTTGGTGATGGTGAGGAAGAGAAAAAGAGTGTTATAGGGTAATAGGTGGACACATGGAATCTTTAGGGTTTCATGTGTCTTTTTTTGAAAAATCAGTATAAACTTAGAAGAAGAGACATCTGATTTTGTTTTATTTTGAATAGTAATTTTTAAACAAACGTTTGATCAAATGGAATTTTTTTATTGTAAGAAAGGGCTTAAAATCGGTTCGGGAAATATCGACTATTTTCGAAAGGTATATTCAAATAATAACAAAAGGGGAGTGTTACATATGAATTTAGTAGAGAAAGCCATTGTTTTCGCAGCTGAAGCGCATAAGCATCAAACAAGAAAAGGGACAGAGATACCTTATATCACACATCCTTTTGCGGTTGGGATGATGTTGCAAGGGGTGGGCTGTTCTGAGGAAGTGATTGCTGCGGGAATTATACACGACACACTTGAAGATACGGAAGCCACGTATGATAGCTTGGTGAAAGAGTTTGGTGGTCGTGTAGCAAATTTAGTTGTGGCAGCTTCTGAAAATGACAAAAGTCTTTCATGGGAAGAAAGAAAACAGCACACCATTAATGGGTTAAAAGATGCATCCATGGAAGAGTTGCAAGTGATCGTTGCGGATAAGTTGCACAATTTACGCTCCATTCGAGCGGATCTTGAAGAGAATGGGGATATGGTTTGGGAACGGTTTAATCGTGGGAAAGAGAAGCAACATTGGTACTATGCAAACATTGTGAAGGCATTGGCTCCTAGGAAAGATGGGTTTAGGTTGATTGGTGAATTAGAGCAGGAAGTTAGAAAGGTTTTTGGTTTTGTAGAGTTGTAGAAGGTGAGGTGCGCTTAAGGGATTTTTTTTGTGGGGATGAAGACGTCTCTACTGTGAAAAAAGAGGCGGTGATGTCTTCATCGGGGTAATGAGGACGTCTCTACGGTGAAAAAGGAGGCAGTGGGGTCTTCATCGGGGTAATGAGGAGATTAAGTCTATATAATTGTGTAAAAAGAAAGGCCATTATCAATGTCCGTGTTACAATGTGTTCGACGAAAAACAATCACACACGGAGGCAATGATAATGACCAACATTAATATTACTATAAATTTGGAACAACTTAAAGCCGAGGTAGAAAAAAGCTCTTTAGGATCCCCGGTAAAAGCATCTTTAGCCCTTGTATTGAATTCGCTTATGGAGAAAGAAAGGGACGAATATATTAATGCTCTCTCTCACGAGAGAACGGATGACCGCAGAGGATATCGGAATGGCTACTATGAACGAGAATTAATTACCGGCACTGGCTCACTCACATTAAAGGTTCCCCGAACTCGTGATGGTGAATTTTCAACTTCTGTATTCCAAAAGTATGAGCGATGCGAACAAGCTCTAATTCTTTCTATGATTGAGATGGTTGTAAATGGAGTCTCAACTCGTAAAGTTACCAAGATTGTAGAAGAACTGTGTGGAAAAGGTGTATCTAAATCACTAGTATCTAACCTCACTAAATCATTGGATCCAATAGTTAATGAGTGGAGAAACCGCCCACTAAACACCCTTTATTATCCATACATATATGTTGATGCCATGTATATTAAAGTTCGTGAGAACGATAGGGTTGTTTCAAAAGGAGTACTTATAGCTTGCGGTGTAAACGAAGAAGGACATAGAGAGATTATTGGGTTAAGGGTTACCCATGGGGAATCAGAAGAAAGTTGGTCTAATTTCTTTGATCACCTAAAATCAAGAGGGATACAATCACCTAAGATGGTGATTTCTGATGCACATGCAGGGTTAGTGGCTGCTATAAAAGAATCCTTTTTAGGAACCTCTTGGCAAAGGTGTTGTGTTCATTTTCTTAGGAATATAATGGACTCCTTTCCTAAGAAAAACTCTTCAGAAGCAAAAACAGAACTCAAGGAAATCTTTAGAACATCCAACATTAAATTGAGCCGAGAACTGAAGCGCGACTTTATTGAGAAGTATTACGAAGTAAAAGGGTTTACTAAGGTAATTGAAACGTTGGATGCTGGCTTTGAAGATGCAATGCAGTTTCATTCTCAAAAAGCTGAGCTTCACAAACACTTACGTACAACCAATATGCTAGAAAGAGTAAATAGGGAAATAAGGAGAAGAGAAAGGGTAATTCAAATTTTCCCGAACGATCAATCTGCAATACGTATAATTGGATCTGTACTGATGAAAATGGAGGAAGAATGGAGTAAGTCAAAGTATATACACCATATCTAAGTAAAATAGTTTTTTAATTCCCTAAACGGAATTATGTGAACTGTCACATTAATGTTTGTTAATAAAAAAGCGCTTACAGTGACTGGGCCATAAAAAGGGAAAATTTTACCCCCTAGGGGGTAAAGAATACACCCTAAACCTTTAAGAAGAACAAGACCTGAAAACATAACCCCATAACACATTTAGCATTAGA
This window of the Sutcliffiella horikoshii genome carries:
- a CDS encoding lamin tail domain-containing protein; the encoded protein is MIVTIVGTSFQPVVPRGLVYAEEEVTETESPPVEDHEVTNQEENSEPVENTEPPAEETIEPQPPEVEVVEEEEVTEEPVNEEPQVEEPVEEEPQPEFAPPSEEEEMGESTEQPEEPTEVQQPEEETITEEPDYNLLPHLLITEISPNSAGTDHYEYFELYNNTDQAISTANLNFIYTYTDTGSERSFAVPETTIESQETLVFWFNNGDRSIADFNENFGLALTEDQVVSFKDVFPGFSNGGNRALVIHDKQGKELVSASYLGTENDNDGAGIEYKFPASGTEMDKHAVLALPTPGSIEAVQVPEQPVTVEEEEAPAPDEIAPVIEHTSITEAERFTAIPVQAKITDDVGVTAATLFYKKESEVNYTSISMQQQETTSAYTVEIPASKVDAPITYYIEATDGTNTVATEPSTIEVEVPAETYSEVPVLITELSPNSKGGGTDYYEFFEVYNNTNQPMNLANYSFVYKYTDTGSELPFQVPAVILEPQEEIVFWYNNGNRTLADFNENFGLSLTESQVVEFKDVFPGFANGGNRALVIKDADGAEVVSASYLGSDNDNNGAGIDYLFPTSGTAMLKLEGLAAPTPGTAKESQVPTKPVELEEIPEDTVAPVVEHTPVTSGTAYSPIRIEATITDDMAKPFATLFYKKQGDETFTSLSMNPTSEGSSVYTAEILGADVAGDIVYYVEASDGWNVSKTEEFTIEVEQIEVDYQSLPPFLVTEVVPDSTNVGSADGYEFIEIYNNTNQDLSFKDYKLYYRYGAESATDVVWPSIPDDVVIPSKETLVFWIINAQNREQTVADFNANYGSNLVEDQNIVRIYSDGMANGAMRGLVVATNSKKELAVAYYNDVPNVKDTAANMGVFYQYPLDGSTQMIKTSAAVKAATPGMVDASQVPAETVQIEADTVAPTYENLTKVTEVDQTENIELVLDAQDDKEVKTVRLFYRTNDQTDFKQAILTKDYNDLLYHYTVYSPEIIAKEYVEYYFEISDGMNEVTTEAYKVNVTTELDFSSLRLNVKEAEILAGEKILKGTSSTDAPEDVKLMIDGEEVEGETFQAVEHTSYFAFEVSGINTFFQNGVTMGDEVLHIFDDWINEWQTITVPINPDKLELGDNTITIRAGNKASPFDLESEDNRDDYNLRNVRLVLADGTILRDAVKNDPAQVFDMGDDGTDRIFEDFTFTVAGEQAPSKSYKWDTASVSDGEHVISAIDADEEISTKVMVDNTAPSITTSLEEGKEYKGAFTIDVTATDEIAGVKETRVLLDDTEIATPYETASSKLSAGEHTLKVVAIDEVGNEAVKVVHFTVVNENPLKPELVSPSDDAETPVDGDPTLKVKVSDPTDDNLDVTFYGGYKYDVTQGDRMKGFKNANEVEPPQTMVPEGEEAFTEEDISLVSKEDGEYLITDSSTEFPYHRFDVTVDDSVQEGDTVELVWKGNSLEGRKVTMYAWNHTSNKWEIIDYKIAGTEDFGLQGEVAVADFVKEGNINVLVQDEIPASPEEYDYTFVWMTDTQYYSESFPYIYERQTEWIAEMEEEMKIEYVFHTGDLVNTADQEVQWNYADQYMGVLDEREIPYGVLAGNHDVDHKTNDYTEYYKYFGADRFEDKPYYGGTYKNNRGHYDLISSNGNDYIMVYLGWGVEDEGIAWVNEVLAAHPDRIAILSFHEYLQATGVRHPLGDKLYEEVVLPNENVVAVLSGHYHEAQTLIDEVDDDGDGVADRKVYQMLADYQAGPEGGQGFMRLLHFDTDNNRIVVNTYSPYLDQYNYYDTETYPGKDEFVLDLDLQPKEKRVATDYFAVNVYTEVEIGKQEAVSSGSVAEMVWEGLEENERYWWYVVVQDEHTGMTTSDIWTFTKGKVEDGPVEPDPSEPGEPGEPGNPGTPGGNPGGPSNPGAPGPVNPNPGQPGKPADPVKVNNPGMPGSGDGKKNDQGKKQSGEKLPNTATNLYDFYVIGLILLVMGVGCLVMVRKRKRVL
- a CDS encoding HD domain-containing protein, with translation MNLVEKAIVFAAEAHKHQTRKGTEIPYITHPFAVGMMLQGVGCSEEVIAAGIIHDTLEDTEATYDSLVKEFGGRVANLVVAASENDKSLSWEERKQHTINGLKDASMEELQVIVADKLHNLRSIRADLEENGDMVWERFNRGKEKQHWYYANIVKALAPRKDGFRLIGELEQEVRKVFGFVEL
- a CDS encoding IS256 family transposase, which encodes MTNINITINLEQLKAEVEKSSLGSPVKASLALVLNSLMEKERDEYINALSHERTDDRRGYRNGYYERELITGTGSLTLKVPRTRDGEFSTSVFQKYERCEQALILSMIEMVVNGVSTRKVTKIVEELCGKGVSKSLVSNLTKSLDPIVNEWRNRPLNTLYYPYIYVDAMYIKVRENDRVVSKGVLIACGVNEEGHREIIGLRVTHGESEESWSNFFDHLKSRGIQSPKMVISDAHAGLVAAIKESFLGTSWQRCCVHFLRNIMDSFPKKNSSEAKTELKEIFRTSNIKLSRELKRDFIEKYYEVKGFTKVIETLDAGFEDAMQFHSQKAELHKHLRTTNMLERVNREIRRRERVIQIFPNDQSAIRIIGSVLMKMEEEWSKSKYIHHI